Proteins encoded by one window of Ochrobactrum sp. BTU1:
- a CDS encoding transporter has product MSHVGAAWSQSSADDLSQQLANPLASLISVPLQSNFDFRAGAHEDGFAYGLNIQPVIPFSLNDDWNVISRTIIPIAYRDYMPGGSVSGLGDINASFFLSPKKAGPGGLIWGIGPVFLLPTATDDYLGSGKFGLGPTAVALVQESAWTLGALGNHVWSVAGPSGRKDVSASLLQPFVSYNFGHGRSMSVSVDSTYDWEAEQWTVPINVGATQVFKVNDQAMSFQLGGRYYAEGPVGTPKWGLRTTLTFMFPE; this is encoded by the coding sequence ATGTCGCATGTCGGAGCCGCATGGTCCCAGTCGTCGGCTGACGATCTTTCTCAACAGCTCGCTAATCCTCTTGCCAGCCTGATTAGCGTGCCTTTGCAGAGTAACTTTGATTTTAGAGCCGGTGCTCATGAAGATGGTTTTGCGTATGGTCTTAATATTCAGCCGGTAATTCCGTTCAGTTTGAACGACGACTGGAACGTAATATCACGTACGATCATCCCGATCGCCTATCGAGATTACATGCCCGGTGGCAGCGTGTCGGGACTTGGCGATATAAATGCGAGCTTCTTTCTGTCTCCTAAAAAAGCGGGGCCAGGTGGCTTGATTTGGGGCATTGGGCCGGTGTTTCTGCTTCCAACAGCCACCGACGACTATCTGGGGAGCGGTAAATTCGGGCTTGGGCCGACAGCAGTCGCGCTCGTTCAGGAAAGTGCCTGGACACTGGGCGCGTTGGGCAATCATGTTTGGTCCGTCGCAGGTCCGTCTGGCAGGAAAGACGTAAGTGCCAGCTTATTACAGCCATTCGTGTCCTATAATTTCGGCCACGGGCGATCGATGTCTGTGAGCGTGGACTCGACATATGATTGGGAAGCAGAGCAGTGGACCGTCCCAATCAATGTGGGTGCTACTCAGGTCTTCAAAGTGAACGATCAAGCGATGAGCTTCCAGCTGGGTGGGCGTTACTACGCGGAAGGCCCCGTGGGAACTCCGAAATGGGGACTGCGCACAACTTTGACGTTTATGTTCCCAGAATAG
- a CDS encoding DUF2130 domain-containing protein, translating to MHEIICPHCKKAFKIDEAGYADILKQVRDSDFDKQLHERLELAERDKQNAVELAQAKIASQLQKTTSAKDSEIQELKAKLEAGEVARKFAIAEALNGVEKQRDMLANELESAKRDQEAMSKLAEAKLVSELQRAALTKDAEIQSLKAKLDAGELSQKLAVTQAVSAVEKEREELKNGLSRVALEKQLAETALRDKYETQLKDRDDAIERLRDMKARLSTKMIGETLEQHCATEFDRLRATAFPRAYFEKDNDARNGSKGDFIFRDLDDSNSEIVSIMFEMKNENDETATKKKNEDFFKELDKDRSAKGCEYAVLVSLLEPDSELYNTGIVDVSHRYPKMYVVRPQFFIPIITLLRNAAMNSLKYKTELALVKAQNVDITNFETQLDDFKSAFGRNWRLASDGFEEAIKRIDEAIKDLEKTKEALHKSANNLRLANDKAEDLTVKRLTRGNPTMAAKFAELD from the coding sequence ATGCACGAAATTATCTGCCCGCATTGCAAAAAGGCTTTTAAGATAGACGAGGCGGGTTACGCCGATATTCTTAAACAGGTGCGGGATAGTGATTTTGATAAACAGTTGCATGAGAGGCTAGAGCTAGCCGAGCGCGACAAACAGAACGCCGTTGAACTTGCCCAAGCGAAAATCGCCAGTCAGTTGCAGAAAACAACGTCGGCAAAGGACTCTGAAATTCAAGAGCTGAAAGCAAAACTTGAAGCCGGCGAAGTTGCCCGGAAATTTGCAATTGCCGAGGCTTTGAATGGTGTTGAAAAGCAACGCGATATGCTGGCGAACGAACTTGAGAGCGCGAAACGGGATCAGGAAGCAATGTCGAAGCTGGCTGAGGCTAAGCTCGTTTCTGAATTGCAGAGAGCTGCCTTAACGAAGGACGCCGAAATCCAAAGCTTGAAGGCGAAGCTCGACGCGGGTGAGCTGTCACAGAAACTCGCCGTCACTCAAGCTGTCAGCGCAGTCGAGAAAGAACGCGAAGAACTCAAGAATGGACTTTCTCGCGTTGCACTCGAAAAGCAGCTGGCCGAAACAGCGCTCAGGGACAAATACGAGACACAGCTTAAGGATCGTGACGACGCTATTGAACGCTTGAGGGATATGAAGGCGAGATTGTCGACAAAGATGATCGGCGAGACGCTCGAACAACATTGCGCCACCGAGTTCGATCGGCTTCGCGCGACCGCATTCCCGCGGGCGTATTTTGAAAAGGATAATGACGCGCGCAACGGCAGCAAGGGCGACTTTATCTTCCGAGATTTGGACGATTCGAATTCGGAAATCGTTTCGATCATGTTTGAGATGAAAAACGAGAACGATGAGACGGCCACCAAAAAGAAGAATGAAGACTTCTTCAAAGAGCTCGACAAGGATCGCAGTGCGAAGGGATGTGAGTATGCGGTGCTGGTTTCACTGCTTGAGCCTGACAGTGAACTTTATAATACGGGTATCGTAGACGTTTCACATCGCTATCCGAAAATGTATGTCGTGCGGCCGCAGTTCTTTATTCCCATCATCACGCTTCTGCGCAACGCCGCGATGAACTCGCTAAAATACAAGACGGAGCTGGCGCTGGTGAAAGCGCAAAACGTTGATATCACGAACTTTGAAACCCAGCTTGACGACTTCAAGTCGGCATTCGGGCGCAACTGGCGCTTGGCTTCTGATGGCTTTGAGGAGGCAATCAAACGTATTGATGAAGCCATCAAGGATCTGGAAAAAACGAAAGAAGCGCTCCACAAATCCGCCAACAACTTGCGGCTTGCGAATGACAAGGCTGAGGATCTAACAGTTAAGCGACTGACACGCGGCAATCCGACTATGGCGGCTAAATTTGCTGAACTTGACTAG
- a CDS encoding phosphatase PAP2 family protein: MSSASAQDSVGPKVTDPHFHLAPGYLKSNDLPNSLVLLGAPPQGGSAALARDEAAREATIALRGKARWDMARTDADLQFPQPAKNFSCAMGVDISEKKTPRLYSLMQRVLTDAGLSTYGVKNKYNRTRPFVVHNEGTCQPDEESVLRQDGSYPSGHTAAGWAWALTLAEVNPKRSDDLLKRGLSFGQSRVICNAHWQSDVDAGRIMGASTVAKLHSNPEYLADIKAARTEVETADRPSVDCDVEDRALAEQMQ; this comes from the coding sequence ATGAGTTCGGCATCAGCACAAGATAGCGTTGGTCCGAAGGTGACAGATCCGCATTTTCACCTTGCTCCGGGCTATCTCAAGTCCAATGACCTACCCAATAGTCTTGTTTTGCTCGGCGCACCGCCCCAGGGTGGGAGTGCGGCACTGGCGCGTGATGAAGCGGCAAGAGAGGCTACAATCGCACTGCGTGGCAAAGCACGCTGGGACATGGCCCGAACGGATGCGGATTTGCAATTCCCTCAGCCTGCCAAGAATTTCTCCTGCGCTATGGGCGTGGACATTAGTGAAAAGAAGACGCCACGACTTTATAGTTTGATGCAGCGCGTGCTCACTGATGCCGGACTTTCGACTTATGGCGTCAAGAACAAGTATAATAGGACCCGGCCGTTCGTAGTTCATAATGAAGGGACATGTCAACCAGACGAAGAGTCCGTTTTGCGTCAGGATGGCTCGTATCCATCCGGACACACTGCAGCAGGTTGGGCATGGGCGCTCACCTTGGCAGAAGTGAATCCAAAGCGAAGCGATGATCTCTTGAAGCGCGGGTTATCATTTGGGCAAAGCAGGGTGATCTGTAACGCCCATTGGCAAAGCGATGTCGACGCTGGACGCATTATGGGTGCGTCCACGGTCGCTAAACTGCACAGTAATCCCGAGTACCTCGCTGATATTAAAGCTGCGCGCACGGAAGTGGAAACTGCTGATAGACCTTCTGTCGATTGCGATGTTGAGGATCGCGCGCTCGCAGAGCAAATGCAATAA
- a CDS encoding TetR family transcriptional regulator C-terminal domain-containing protein codes for MTESKRRGPRFSRELPAVRRRMLVEAATRCLSRGGITALTTDNIRKEAKVSIGLVAHHFSGKDEILSEVYQVSLYDDVHRQILEAAKSRANASNNPEQRLCDLIQAQFSEKHFSKDNLHIWLSLWGEIDKNETLRTQHRQLWRSYREALELDITALAIERGLIVKSGQLAINFIALFDGLWLEWCLDPTAVSREDAVEGCYSLLEAQLGPLVRPIPALQQVADPNPEIK; via the coding sequence ATGACGGAGAGCAAACGACGAGGGCCGAGATTCAGCCGTGAATTACCAGCTGTACGTCGACGCATGCTGGTCGAAGCTGCGACTCGTTGCCTTTCCCGGGGCGGAATTACGGCACTGACGACAGATAATATTCGGAAGGAGGCGAAAGTCTCCATTGGCCTTGTTGCGCATCATTTCTCAGGTAAGGATGAAATCCTTTCCGAGGTATACCAGGTTTCTCTTTATGATGATGTTCATCGTCAGATTCTAGAAGCAGCCAAGAGCCGTGCCAATGCTTCGAACAACCCGGAACAGCGGCTATGTGATCTCATTCAAGCCCAATTCTCCGAGAAGCATTTTAGTAAGGATAACCTTCATATTTGGCTGTCGCTTTGGGGCGAGATCGATAAAAATGAGACATTAAGGACCCAGCATAGGCAGCTTTGGCGCTCTTATCGAGAGGCGCTTGAGTTGGATATAACAGCGCTCGCAATTGAACGTGGCCTCATTGTTAAATCAGGACAGCTTGCAATAAATTTCATTGCCCTTTTTGACGGTTTGTGGCTCGAATGGTGCCTTGACCCCACAGCGGTCTCTCGGGAAGACGCGGTTGAGGGGTGCTATTCTCTTCTGGAAGCGCAACTCGGACCGTTAGTCCGCCCCATACCGGCACTGCAGCAGGTAGCTGATCCTAATCCTGAGATTAAATGA
- a CDS encoding ornithine cyclodeaminase family protein, which yields MVSASTMNISFEDASSLLPLPQLIEQLRKAFIAGCVAPQRHHHKISVQDQPDATLLLMPSWQTNAADGGYLGVKVVTVFPGNTSRGIPGLTSSYLLFDGGTGVQLATIDGNAITTRRTVAVSALAASFLARKDAENLLVLGSGRVASLLPEAYSAVRKIRRVGIWDINLESADVMAKRLQAVGFDAYVASKLEHSVRDADIVTSATLATTPIIKGEWLKQGAHVDLIGGFTPTMREADDETLERSSVYVDTEAALHEAGDFTQAIESGAFVASTLAGSLRELCTEGVCGRSAPEQITTFKAVGTALADLAAATMAYETARSFRTCV from the coding sequence ATGGTCAGCGCGTCCACTATGAACATTTCCTTTGAGGATGCATCGTCCCTCCTGCCATTGCCTCAGCTGATTGAGCAATTGCGAAAAGCGTTTATCGCGGGGTGCGTAGCACCTCAGCGCCACCACCATAAAATTTCGGTTCAAGATCAACCGGATGCTACGTTGCTGTTGATGCCGTCCTGGCAGACAAACGCAGCAGATGGCGGTTATCTTGGTGTCAAGGTCGTTACTGTCTTTCCGGGCAATACAAGTCGAGGGATTCCTGGTCTCACGTCCAGCTATCTGCTTTTTGACGGTGGCACTGGAGTTCAACTCGCCACAATCGACGGTAATGCCATAACCACCCGGCGTACCGTTGCGGTGTCAGCGTTGGCAGCATCCTTTCTCGCGCGAAAGGATGCAGAAAACTTGCTTGTTTTGGGTTCTGGTCGGGTAGCAAGTCTCTTACCCGAAGCCTATTCAGCAGTCAGAAAAATACGGCGCGTGGGTATTTGGGATATAAACTTGGAAAGTGCGGATGTCATGGCAAAGCGCCTGCAAGCGGTTGGCTTTGATGCGTATGTTGCTTCAAAATTGGAGCACAGCGTGCGCGACGCCGATATTGTTACGTCCGCTACATTGGCTACGACACCGATTATCAAGGGAGAGTGGCTAAAGCAAGGTGCCCATGTGGACTTGATAGGTGGATTCACTCCGACAATGCGCGAAGCGGATGATGAAACCCTCGAACGCTCAAGTGTCTATGTCGACACTGAGGCCGCTCTTCATGAGGCGGGAGACTTTACTCAGGCTATAGAGAGCGGAGCGTTCGTTGCATCCACGCTCGCAGGTTCGCTAAGGGAACTTTGCACTGAGGGAGTTTGCGGGCGAAGTGCGCCGGAGCAAATAACAACCTTTAAGGCGGTTGGGACGGCTTTAGCAGACCTCGCAGCAGCGACGATGGCATACGAAACTGCCCGAAGTTTTCGCACGTGCGTGTAG
- a CDS encoding AraC family transcriptional regulator, with the protein MANIPLTRGQFLLPFIGILDEMGAPTGSFLRRSQLPSSLEAKSELYVPVLPAIRFIETAQKSQDITDFGFLASQRLHFSHLREKTRALIAHAPTLLVALRHACTEASREDTILSMWIEHDDDHVRVCSKLAIAKTLQNLEHAQWLQNIFTIYIVRQFTGPDWNPPAMAFEAHYTPSEATQSFWPNVRFLSGQHAAWISIPTKFLSLSNRSPRSFNALQIIEDGPSGYDIVELLKLMLPSYLDGGVPTLAQIAEMAGVSARTFQRKLANVDFVYSDILDTVRFERSSRLLRETNAKIIDIAFASGYSDPAHFTRAFRRISGVSPSQFREQMQSV; encoded by the coding sequence ATGGCCAATATTCCTTTGACACGTGGCCAGTTTCTTCTTCCCTTCATCGGAATACTCGATGAAATGGGCGCACCCACTGGTTCATTTTTAAGGAGATCTCAGCTGCCTTCGTCGCTTGAGGCGAAAAGCGAGCTTTACGTTCCGGTTTTGCCGGCTATACGGTTTATTGAAACTGCTCAGAAATCCCAGGACATTACGGATTTCGGTTTCCTAGCCAGCCAACGTCTGCATTTCTCACATTTGAGAGAAAAAACCAGAGCGTTGATCGCGCATGCACCGACATTACTGGTTGCGTTGCGGCACGCCTGCACCGAAGCTTCAAGGGAAGATACGATCCTCAGTATGTGGATCGAACACGATGATGATCATGTGCGGGTTTGCAGCAAACTCGCAATAGCCAAAACACTGCAGAATCTGGAACATGCCCAGTGGCTCCAAAACATTTTCACGATTTATATCGTGCGACAATTTACTGGTCCAGACTGGAATCCACCGGCAATGGCCTTTGAAGCTCATTACACTCCGAGTGAAGCCACGCAATCGTTCTGGCCAAATGTGCGTTTTCTGTCGGGTCAGCATGCGGCATGGATAAGCATACCGACTAAATTCTTAAGTCTCTCTAATCGGTCTCCCCGCTCATTTAACGCGCTTCAGATCATCGAGGATGGACCTTCGGGTTACGATATTGTTGAGCTGCTCAAACTAATGTTACCCTCCTATCTTGACGGAGGTGTCCCCACACTTGCACAGATTGCGGAAATGGCAGGGGTCAGCGCACGTACGTTCCAACGTAAACTCGCGAATGTTGATTTTGTATACTCGGATATCTTGGACACTGTTAGATTTGAACGCTCAAGCCGCCTATTACGCGAGACCAACGCCAAGATAATCGATATCGCCTTTGCGTCGGGTTATTCGGATCCTGCGCATTTTACACGCGCTTTCCGCAGGATTTCCGGGGTCTCCCCCAGTCAATTTCGGGAACAAATGCAGTCGGTGTGA
- a CDS encoding amino acid ABC transporter permease codes for MSLDFSVVPSYWGLLLTGLTWTVLITLLAGTVSVVLGMVIAVTTLYAPKFASLPIRAVMFLFMGTPLLLQLYMLYYGLSQIGVMLPAFWTGVIGLGFHYAAYNADIFRASLKAIDHGQTEAARTLGFGRIATLRHFIVPQAILTALPQVGNNSIILLKDTAVLSVLGITELVLAAQRGISETYRPFEFYFAAAVLYYIVNLAMEFVLSKAAKKAEAIR; via the coding sequence ATGAGCCTCGACTTTAGCGTGGTTCCTTCCTATTGGGGTCTATTGCTCACTGGACTGACATGGACTGTCCTTATTACGCTGCTTGCTGGTACAGTGAGTGTTGTCTTGGGAATGGTCATCGCTGTAACGACATTATATGCGCCGAAGTTTGCAAGCTTGCCAATTCGCGCAGTGATGTTTCTCTTCATGGGAACTCCCCTTCTTCTCCAACTTTATATGCTTTACTATGGTCTTTCACAGATCGGTGTCATGCTTCCCGCATTTTGGACTGGTGTGATTGGCCTGGGTTTCCATTATGCCGCGTACAACGCTGATATTTTCCGTGCATCCTTGAAAGCTATCGATCATGGTCAGACGGAAGCAGCACGAACGCTTGGTTTTGGTAGGATTGCTACTTTGCGCCACTTCATTGTTCCCCAAGCAATTCTTACAGCCTTGCCGCAAGTTGGGAACAACAGTATTATCCTTCTAAAGGACACCGCTGTCCTTTCAGTGCTTGGAATCACGGAGCTAGTCCTCGCTGCACAGCGAGGTATTAGCGAGACATATCGCCCATTCGAATTCTACTTTGCCGCCGCTGTTCTCTATTACATCGTGAATCTCGCGATGGAATTCGTCCTGAGCAAGGCCGCCAAGAAAGCGGAAGCTATCCGATGA
- a CDS encoding amino acid ABC transporter permease codes for MDIGLVVRILPFIADAALMTIALTIVSLVIGLLVAVFLTWCRFSPIAVLRWLAAAYVSVVRGTPLLVQLFLVYFGGPQFGLEMTPFVAAVLTMGFNIGAYMSEGMKGAILSVDKGQSEAARSLGFSRFDTMKLFVLPQAAPLMVRSLGVNTIILSKGTALVSTIGVVELTYSAQRFVTSTYKPFEVFALAGAAYLLIIAAISIVIRFLEGRFVAEQGANA; via the coding sequence ATGGATATTGGGCTGGTCGTACGGATCCTACCGTTCATAGCTGATGCCGCTCTCATGACGATTGCTTTGACGATCGTTTCGCTGGTCATAGGGCTTTTGGTAGCTGTCTTTCTAACATGGTGTCGATTCTCGCCGATTGCAGTGCTTCGTTGGCTAGCGGCAGCTTATGTAAGCGTGGTGCGGGGAACCCCCCTGCTCGTGCAGCTGTTTCTGGTATATTTCGGAGGGCCCCAGTTTGGTCTAGAAATGACGCCCTTTGTAGCGGCGGTGCTAACTATGGGTTTTAATATCGGCGCATACATGTCCGAAGGGATGAAAGGCGCAATCCTCTCGGTTGACAAAGGGCAAAGTGAGGCAGCCCGATCGTTAGGCTTCAGTCGGTTCGACACAATGAAATTGTTTGTCTTGCCTCAGGCAGCACCGCTGATGGTCCGTTCATTAGGGGTCAACACTATCATCCTATCGAAGGGTACAGCATTGGTCTCGACGATTGGCGTCGTAGAACTTACCTACAGTGCACAGCGATTTGTCACCTCTACCTATAAGCCTTTCGAAGTCTTTGCTCTCGCAGGCGCTGCCTACCTCCTTATAATTGCAGCCATCTCAATCGTCATCCGCTTTCTAGAAGGCCGATTCGTTGCAGAGCAGGGAGCGAACGCATGA
- a CDS encoding DUF1254 domain-containing protein, producing MFRSVGISLAVAAVVWSGGAFAETSGAGIPVTIDSFIRAETDHYLAANAKDIGQLGQFKHSREPVPIDKQTVIRMNRDTLYSFAVFDLAAGPATISLPDTGKRYMSMMVVDQDHYLPIVAYGTKPVTLTQKSVGTRYAFVAIRTLVDPNNPKDLDEVHKLQDAIEVQQNQRGELDLPDWDGESLTDIRTALLGLAKHQTSYNGSFGARGQVDPIRHLIGTASGWGGIPERDAMYPSFTPEKNDGKTVYTLNVPKTVPVKAFWSISVYNAKGFFEKNEHNAYSINNLTATKNADGSVTAQFGGCDGKIPNCLPIVEGWNYTVRLYRPDQSVVSGDWTFPEAKAINN from the coding sequence ATGTTCCGTTCGGTTGGAATCAGTCTCGCAGTTGCCGCGGTTGTGTGGAGTGGTGGCGCATTTGCCGAGACGTCTGGTGCCGGCATTCCGGTGACTATTGATAGTTTCATCCGCGCCGAGACTGACCATTATCTTGCCGCCAATGCCAAGGACATAGGCCAACTTGGCCAGTTTAAGCATTCTCGGGAACCTGTGCCGATTGATAAGCAAACTGTCATTCGCATGAACCGTGATACGCTTTACTCCTTTGCTGTGTTTGACCTCGCTGCAGGCCCAGCAACAATTTCGCTGCCTGATACAGGCAAGCGATATATGTCGATGATGGTTGTCGATCAGGATCACTATCTTCCTATTGTAGCTTATGGAACGAAGCCAGTTACGCTAACCCAGAAGTCGGTTGGAACCAGATATGCTTTCGTCGCTATTCGTACTCTGGTGGATCCGAATAATCCAAAGGACCTCGACGAAGTCCATAAGCTTCAGGATGCGATTGAGGTGCAGCAGAACCAGCGAGGCGAACTCGATCTTCCGGACTGGGATGGCGAGAGTCTCACCGACATCCGTACCGCGTTGCTCGGCCTAGCAAAACATCAGACTTCGTATAATGGTTCTTTTGGAGCACGCGGCCAGGTCGATCCGATCCGGCATTTGATTGGTACGGCTTCAGGATGGGGTGGTATTCCGGAAAGGGATGCCATGTATCCGAGTTTCACGCCTGAAAAAAATGATGGGAAAACGGTCTATACCCTAAATGTCCCGAAGACAGTTCCGGTGAAGGCTTTTTGGTCGATTAGTGTCTATAATGCCAAGGGGTTCTTCGAAAAGAACGAGCACAACGCCTACTCGATCAATAACCTTACGGCGACGAAAAATGCGGACGGCTCGGTGACCGCACAGTTTGGTGGTTGCGATGGCAAAATTCCGAACTGTTTGCCTATAGTTGAAGGTTGGAACTATACGGTGCGGCTCTATCGCCCAGATCAGTCTGTTGTGAGCGGTGATTGGACGTTCCCAGAAGCCAAAGCAATTAATAATTGA
- a CDS encoding transporter substrate-binding domain-containing protein — protein sequence MGISRIVSLSLVALGLALSGMASKADDLEKIQSAGKLSNAVSGVFPPFSFVDETNTLVGFDVDIAAEIARRLKVEPNTITTSWDGIIAGLVTGRYDTIIGSMGITEERKKAVDFVGPYYRTGLGIFVRKGSSARSAAELEGKTVGVTLGEAAEKWVRDENKFVVRTYKGLPELLLDLNAGRVDAIVADDIPVYVAIAKSNAPIEQLMEEQMPRFDVGFAIRKNNPELAAALKAALDEIMADGTYDAIAKKWVGRDIR from the coding sequence ATGGGAATATCTAGAATAGTATCGCTCTCACTGGTCGCGTTGGGTTTAGCGTTATCTGGCATGGCATCAAAAGCTGACGATCTTGAGAAAATCCAATCTGCGGGCAAATTATCGAATGCAGTGTCTGGAGTATTCCCACCTTTCAGTTTTGTCGATGAAACGAATACATTGGTTGGATTCGACGTCGACATCGCTGCGGAAATCGCCCGTCGATTAAAGGTTGAACCCAATACAATCACGACATCGTGGGACGGAATTATTGCCGGTTTGGTCACAGGGCGGTATGATACCATCATCGGATCTATGGGTATCACAGAAGAGCGCAAGAAGGCAGTTGACTTCGTTGGTCCCTATTATCGCACAGGATTGGGAATATTCGTTCGTAAAGGTTCATCGGCCCGAAGTGCTGCGGAACTTGAGGGCAAGACGGTTGGCGTGACGCTTGGTGAGGCTGCTGAAAAATGGGTTCGTGACGAGAACAAATTTGTCGTCCGTACCTACAAAGGTCTCCCGGAGTTGCTCCTTGACCTAAATGCGGGTCGAGTTGATGCAATTGTCGCCGATGACATACCTGTTTATGTGGCGATCGCCAAAAGCAATGCTCCCATTGAGCAGCTCATGGAAGAGCAGATGCCGCGCTTCGATGTGGGGTTCGCTATTCGAAAGAATAATCCCGAGCTTGCTGCTGCTCTAAAGGCAGCTCTTGACGAGATCATGGCGGATGGAACTTATGATGCTATCGCTAAAAAATGGGTCGGCAGAGACATTAGATAG
- a CDS encoding amino acid ABC transporter ATP-binding protein, which translates to MIELRHIRKSYGQHEVLKGIDLSVARGKIVSIIGPSGSGKSTLLRSINMLEEISGGEIWLDGNQVNRPLKGRAFERHINRIRQEMGMVFQQFNLFPHLDVLHNIMIAPMRLKGLNKVEALNLANGMLEKVGLADKGKAYPARLSGGQKQRVAIARALAMQPKVMLFDEATSALDPELVEEVNLVMKQLAAEHMTMLIVTHEMRFASEVSDHVMFMDGGVVVEQGDPAQVFVNPTEERTRSFLRKHLSQ; encoded by the coding sequence ATGATTGAGCTGCGGCATATCCGCAAGTCTTACGGACAACATGAAGTCTTAAAGGGCATAGATTTAAGTGTCGCCCGTGGGAAGATTGTATCGATTATCGGACCGAGCGGGTCCGGCAAGAGTACACTGCTGCGATCGATCAATATGCTTGAAGAGATCTCGGGCGGTGAGATATGGCTTGATGGAAACCAGGTTAATCGACCTTTGAAGGGGCGAGCTTTTGAAAGACACATCAATCGCATACGCCAGGAAATGGGAATGGTCTTTCAACAATTTAACCTGTTTCCTCATCTCGATGTCCTCCACAATATTATGATAGCTCCCATGCGGCTTAAGGGATTGAATAAGGTTGAAGCACTAAACCTCGCTAATGGAATGCTTGAAAAAGTTGGTTTGGCGGATAAGGGCAAAGCATATCCGGCGCGGTTATCAGGCGGTCAAAAGCAGCGGGTTGCGATTGCGCGCGCTCTGGCGATGCAGCCCAAAGTCATGCTGTTTGATGAAGCAACATCAGCGCTCGACCCGGAGCTTGTCGAGGAGGTTAACTTGGTCATGAAGCAGCTTGCAGCTGAGCACATGACTATGCTCATCGTGACCCATGAGATGCGCTTCGCATCTGAGGTGTCTGATCACGTGATGTTTATGGATGGTGGTGTCGTCGTCGAGCAGGGTGATCCAGCTCAAGTCTTTGTAAACCCCACCGAGGAACGAACGAGATCATTCTTACGCAAGCATTTGTCGCAGTAG
- a CDS encoding type II toxin-antitoxin system VapB family antitoxin gives MRSTINLDDNLLEKARLLTGTKETAALVRQALETLVRLETGKRLIALGGTMPDVEAAPRRRSSVKK, from the coding sequence ATGCGCTCAACCATCAACCTTGATGACAATCTCTTAGAAAAAGCCAGATTATTGACCGGCACGAAAGAGACAGCCGCTCTAGTCCGACAAGCGCTAGAAACACTTGTGCGACTGGAGACTGGTAAACGTCTTATCGCCCTTGGAGGCACAATGCCTGACGTTGAAGCAGCTCCTCGCCGCCGGAGCTCAGTAAAGAAGTGA
- a CDS encoding inositol monophosphatase, producing the protein MTDSHAIDERYKFSLALIREAGDLANQYFSNREALTIQSKGLQDMASEADLQTELLIKERLAKHFPEDAFLGEETGITAFEPSQGIWVVDPIDGTQPFISGMTSWCVSIAFVKDGALKFGMVYAPARDELFAGGESWAATLNGKEVERHPARSVREGIVGVGYSPRVTPDEFLPMFERLLKAGGMFSREGSGALTLCYVASGRLIGYIEPHINSWDCLGAIAIIRAAGLITNDFLAGDGLRKGNPVIAGNEAVYAELSDIFEGN; encoded by the coding sequence GTGACCGACTCTCATGCAATCGATGAACGTTATAAGTTTTCACTCGCACTAATCCGCGAGGCTGGCGATCTTGCAAACCAGTATTTTAGCAATCGGGAGGCACTGACAATTCAGAGCAAGGGTCTTCAAGATATGGCAAGTGAAGCCGATCTTCAGACCGAACTTCTCATCAAAGAAAGACTTGCTAAGCATTTTCCCGAGGATGCCTTCCTCGGAGAGGAAACTGGCATCACTGCCTTCGAACCTAGTCAGGGTATCTGGGTTGTAGATCCGATTGACGGCACGCAACCGTTTATTTCCGGCATGACGAGTTGGTGCGTCTCGATCGCTTTTGTCAAAGACGGAGCGCTCAAGTTTGGGATGGTTTATGCACCCGCGAGAGACGAACTGTTCGCTGGCGGCGAGAGCTGGGCTGCCACACTGAACGGTAAAGAAGTTGAGCGACATCCAGCGCGGTCTGTTCGTGAAGGAATTGTGGGTGTTGGTTATTCCCCGCGTGTTACACCCGACGAGTTTCTGCCGATGTTCGAGCGGCTGCTAAAGGCAGGGGGAATGTTCAGTCGCGAGGGTTCGGGCGCTTTGACGCTCTGTTATGTTGCAAGCGGTCGCCTGATTGGATACATCGAGCCACATATTAATTCCTGGGATTGTCTTGGCGCGATCGCAATAATTCGTGCAGCCGGGCTTATCACCAACGATTTCCTCGCTGGCGACGGTCTGAGGAAAGGAAATCCTGTCATTGCCGGGAATGAAGCTGTCTATGCTGAACTTTCAGACATTTTCGAGGGTAACTAG